A genomic window from Flintibacter sp. KGMB00164 includes:
- a CDS encoding helix-turn-helix domain-containing protein, whose product MKVSNIRSYADLPLFLNANLVAQVLGVSISTAYEVMHEPNFPTLRVGSRMVVPKEKFIQWAEEQSGGAK is encoded by the coding sequence ATGAAAGTCTCAAATATTCGGTCCTATGCTGACCTGCCACTGTTTCTCAACGCAAATCTGGTGGCGCAGGTGCTGGGTGTGTCCATCTCTACCGCCTACGAGGTGATGCACGAACCCAACTTCCCGACACTTCGTGTGGGCAGCCGCATGGTGGTTCCGAAAGAAAAGTTTATTCAGTGGGCGGAGGAACAGTCTGGAGGTGCAAAATGA
- a CDS encoding helix-turn-helix domain-containing protein, with translation MRKQSWTKRDPIKNYFPLPNEIYDLKLSRGAIAVYSYLLRREDRKTYQCLLSYREIGESVGMCVTTVRKYVAELEERSLIRTERTTVTNKDGRKQNGRLRYYILPIQMSINQYYGRQMDMADLALEQQKAKQRMDALERKEGANYVDANS, from the coding sequence ATGAGAAAGCAGAGCTGGACCAAGCGGGATCCCATCAAAAACTATTTCCCGCTACCTAACGAGATCTATGATCTGAAGTTGTCCCGCGGTGCCATTGCCGTCTACAGTTATCTGCTTCGACGGGAGGACCGCAAGACGTATCAGTGTCTGCTCAGTTATCGGGAGATCGGAGAAAGTGTAGGGATGTGCGTGACAACAGTGCGAAAATATGTTGCGGAGTTGGAAGAGCGGTCACTCATCCGCACGGAGCGCACCACTGTCACCAACAAGGATGGCCGCAAGCAAAATGGCCGTCTGCGTTACTACATCTTACCGATTCAGATGTCCATTAATCAGTACTATGGGCGTCAGATGGATATGGCTGACCTAGCATTGGAACAGCAGAAGGCAAAGCAGCGCATGGATGCGCTGGAGAGAAAGGAAGGTGCAAACTATGTTGATGCGAATTCTTAA
- a CDS encoding site-specific integrase translates to MAKRRPSGDGMVRKREDGRWEGRIVVGHKASGEPIFRYVLAKTQKELLAKLHRDMDIYQDAQLTEDSRMTLGEWLDRWMEEYGAVTLRPNTLRSYEQYIRCYVKPYLGGKIVSRVTRLDIQKLYRKLKKEGRVHDHPEYGHELSDSMVLRIHAMLHRCLKDAERDHIVPYNPTDGVKLPKSNYKPKQVLDREQMDAFLAAVDKNEIWRDFFYTELTTGLRRGEICGLMWRDFDENAGTLKILRSVNVPKRGELEIGETKTERGRRTIRLPPSTVQRLKERKKHAISQWIFPEPLAPEKPVRPSAAYYWMKVLLKEAGLPHIRFHDLRHTFATHALASGVDAKTLSGILGHTNASFTLDTYTHVTPDMQRAASDVVGGFLKNLLGEELNPWQGNEKVEPAP, encoded by the coding sequence ATGGCAAAGAGAAGACCATCGGGAGACGGCATGGTGCGCAAACGGGAGGATGGCCGCTGGGAAGGCCGCATCGTGGTGGGCCACAAGGCAAGCGGCGAGCCCATCTTCCGATATGTGCTGGCCAAAACCCAGAAAGAACTGTTGGCCAAGCTCCACCGTGATATGGATATCTATCAGGATGCACAGCTCACCGAGGACAGCCGTATGACTCTGGGCGAGTGGCTGGATCGTTGGATGGAGGAGTACGGTGCCGTTACCCTGCGGCCCAACACCCTGCGCAGCTACGAGCAGTACATCCGGTGCTATGTGAAGCCCTATCTGGGCGGCAAGATTGTCTCACGGGTCACACGGCTGGACATTCAAAAGTTGTATCGGAAGCTGAAGAAAGAGGGTCGCGTCCACGACCACCCGGAGTATGGGCACGAACTGTCGGACAGCATGGTACTCCGCATTCACGCTATGCTCCATCGCTGCCTCAAAGATGCGGAGCGGGATCACATCGTCCCCTATAACCCAACGGACGGCGTCAAGCTGCCCAAGAGCAACTACAAACCAAAGCAGGTTCTCGACCGTGAGCAGATGGATGCCTTTCTGGCGGCAGTGGACAAGAATGAAATCTGGCGAGACTTCTTCTACACGGAGTTGACCACCGGCCTGCGTCGAGGTGAGATCTGCGGTCTCATGTGGAGGGACTTCGATGAGAACGCTGGGACGCTGAAAATCCTCCGCTCGGTGAATGTACCTAAGCGGGGTGAACTGGAGATCGGCGAGACCAAGACTGAGAGGGGCAGACGCACCATCCGTCTGCCCCCCAGTACTGTCCAGCGATTAAAGGAGAGGAAAAAACACGCCATCAGTCAGTGGATCTTCCCGGAACCGCTGGCTCCGGAGAAGCCGGTGCGTCCCAGCGCCGCCTACTACTGGATGAAGGTGCTGCTGAAAGAGGCGGGACTGCCTCACATCAGGTTCCATGATTTGCGCCACACCTTCGCCACTCATGCCCTGGCCAGCGGTGTGGATGCCAAGACTCTCTCCGGCATCCTGGGACATACCAACGCATCGTTCACGCTTGATACCTACACCCATGTGACGCCGGACATGCAGAGAGCCGCCAGCGATGTAGTTGGCGGCTTTCTCAAAAATCTATTGGGAGAGGAGTTGAACCCATGGCAAGGAAACGAAAAAGTGGAACCGGCACCATAA
- a CDS encoding site-specific integrase — MARKRKSGTGTIRQRKDGRWEGRAVVGYDDKGLPKTKNVLAKTKHECQEKLTKLMETVGHTKSEKICADMPFGEWMDFWYQTYIKSGLRPATQNTYESTIYQHIIPQLGKIPLCQLTQKDLQQFYAHLKKEGRLVRTEQYGKGLSDRMVRMCHAKCRASLDQAVQENLIRTNPAVDCKLPPKRSREMQVLSRQELQRFLIQAKADGYFELFLLDLSTGLRRGELLALQWSDLDLDTGTLSVTKQVYEVNGKMQLSVPKTKASIRKLVLPPAVVEVFREYRKTTKSRWLFPSPKNLDMPLTPGSMLRRLHIILERAGCKQIRFHDLRHTFATMALENGMDIKTLSAMLGHVSAATTLDIYTHITSDMLNEAAAKIDRGLGNEVAEDSTEANPLTDFQPVMRRTRKPGTGCISQINDHLFEGRYSPTWPDGTKHSKCVYAHTREECEEKLKVLIQQLNAERKAILDRLRGIPSPEKLTKKQRQIWEYMKIYPDETNYSTIAKGAKVTRHTVAKWYEMIRKMLGFR, encoded by the coding sequence ATGGCAAGGAAACGAAAAAGTGGAACCGGCACCATAAGGCAGCGCAAGGATGGCCGCTGGGAAGGCCGGGCTGTGGTGGGCTATGACGACAAGGGTCTGCCCAAAACGAAAAATGTGCTGGCCAAGACCAAGCACGAGTGCCAGGAAAAGCTGACCAAGCTGATGGAAACAGTGGGACACACCAAGTCCGAGAAGATCTGCGCCGATATGCCCTTCGGAGAGTGGATGGATTTCTGGTATCAGACTTACATCAAGTCCGGTCTCCGTCCCGCCACGCAGAACACTTATGAGAGTACCATCTATCAGCATATCATCCCGCAGCTGGGCAAGATTCCGCTGTGCCAGTTGACCCAGAAGGACCTCCAGCAGTTTTACGCCCACCTGAAAAAGGAGGGACGGCTCGTTCGCACAGAACAATATGGAAAGGGCCTGTCCGATCGGATGGTGCGAATGTGTCACGCCAAATGTCGGGCATCGCTGGATCAGGCGGTGCAGGAAAATCTGATCCGAACCAATCCCGCGGTAGACTGCAAGCTTCCGCCCAAGCGAAGCCGGGAGATGCAAGTGCTGTCCCGCCAGGAACTCCAGCGATTTCTTATTCAGGCCAAGGCGGACGGATACTTTGAGCTGTTCCTGCTGGACTTATCTACTGGCCTTCGCCGGGGAGAACTGCTGGCCCTCCAATGGTCCGACCTGGATCTGGATACCGGAACGCTGTCTGTGACCAAACAGGTCTATGAGGTAAATGGAAAGATGCAGCTGAGTGTTCCCAAGACAAAAGCCTCTATCCGCAAGTTGGTGCTGCCGCCTGCCGTGGTGGAGGTGTTCCGGGAATACCGAAAAACAACAAAGTCCCGGTGGTTGTTTCCCTCTCCGAAGAATTTGGATATGCCGCTCACACCTGGCTCCATGCTCCGTCGGCTCCATATCATTCTGGAGCGGGCCGGGTGCAAGCAAATCAGATTTCACGATCTGCGTCATACCTTTGCCACCATGGCGCTGGAGAATGGCATGGACATCAAGACACTCTCCGCCATGCTGGGCCACGTGTCGGCGGCGACAACGTTGGATATCTACACCCACATCACCAGTGACATGTTGAACGAAGCCGCCGCCAAGATCGACCGAGGCCTGGGCAATGAGGTGGCGGAGGACTCTACTGAGGCAAATCCGCTCACCGACTTCCAGCCAGTCATGAGGCGCACCCGAAAGCCGGGAACTGGCTGCATCTCCCAGATCAACGACCACCTCTTTGAGGGGCGCTACTCGCCCACCTGGCCAGACGGCACCAAGCACTCCAAATGCGTCTACGCCCATACCCGTGAAGAGTGTGAGGAGAAGCTGAAGGTGCTCATCCAACAGCTGAATGCCGAACGGAAGGCAATCCTGGACCGGCTACGAGGGATCCCATCACCTGAGAAACTCACCAAGAAGCAGCGGCAAATCTGGGAGTATATGAAAATTTACCCCGACGAGACGAATTACAGTACCATTGCCAAGGGGGCCAAGGTGACTCGGCACACGGTAGCCAAGTGGTACGAGATGATTCGAAAGATGCTGGGATTCAGGTAA
- a CDS encoding ATP-binding protein, producing MDEAYSGITLEDQENTSAASVNDDDNFQMVSLPMNEELMPEDTYPITASEESKFFVIIGGTGSGKTTLITSMYHLFLTGEYKEKFMFAGSQTLSAFESRAFYLRTSSQNSCVNMRRTPVGSVGILHIRVKIKQRNEFTNLLFSDFSGEDISSIVANVDAVKEDFDIVKSASHLVVLLDGEKIASGRYKLSELQKMIQILRTFWDGGLINNTAKVIIAVSKYDLLIDDTGNLRDPFPSSIVERILEQLPELEGRIDFHYIASMPTETTVVIAGYGTDQLLESLLDSPNSIPLTSDTTDNLKSQFNMWKGRLA from the coding sequence ATGGACGAAGCATATAGTGGAATTACTTTAGAAGATCAGGAAAATACTAGTGCTGCCTCAGTGAATGATGACGACAATTTTCAAATGGTTAGCCTTCCCATGAATGAGGAGCTTATGCCGGAAGATACATACCCAATTACCGCTTCTGAAGAATCCAAATTTTTTGTTATTATTGGTGGAACAGGAAGTGGAAAAACCACTCTTATTACTTCAATGTATCATTTATTTCTAACAGGCGAATATAAAGAAAAATTTATGTTTGCAGGTTCACAAACGCTTAGCGCATTTGAGTCTCGAGCTTTTTACCTTCGTACATCTTCCCAAAATAGTTGTGTTAATATGCGTAGAACCCCAGTGGGATCTGTTGGGATACTTCATATCCGAGTTAAAATAAAGCAACGAAACGAGTTTACTAATCTTTTGTTTTCAGATTTTTCAGGTGAAGATATAAGTAGTATTGTGGCTAATGTAGATGCAGTCAAAGAAGATTTCGACATTGTTAAATCAGCAAGTCATTTAGTAGTGTTGTTAGATGGGGAAAAGATTGCAAGCGGAAGATATAAGTTGTCTGAATTACAAAAAATGATTCAAATCCTGCGAACATTTTGGGATGGGGGACTCATTAATAATACTGCTAAAGTCATTATTGCAGTTAGTAAATATGACTTATTAATTGACGATACTGGTAATTTAAGAGATCCCTTCCCATCGTCCATTGTAGAGCGTATATTGGAACAACTACCCGAATTAGAAGGCAGAATAGATTTCCATTATATAGCCTCAATGCCAACTGAAACTACAGTAGTAATCGCCGGCTATGGTACTGATCAGTTGCTTGAATCATTACTAGATTCGCCTAACTCTATCCCTTTGACTTCTGACACTACTGATAATTTAAAATCACAATTTAATATGTGGAAAGGACGGCTGGCATGA
- a CDS encoding GTPase-associated system all-helical protein GASH, with protein sequence MIKNFNEWYIDVNLAPQEGLIEKRLECIADYAKSVDANDICNLVNLYYGLTTDKEDLESFASVFIEKDPSFSSRYTKELSLLAGATLLEISTENIDYSSFAELLTLTTSFYKKPSSAPRALEQIIKRFNIDRIGIREKSFTDDTLDFDKANLKTVATTINKPSWDATSAQNLIHVLGECVDYLDVLCNRLNTMQKMQSVYEEDSQLLWWMMSDWSTTLNQPLKEIEKINGCLLVAYEAACFVSNYPGPYAMEGVIRKVVNACKGRTQNIEFTKLITEINPTLKKIIASKAKLFPAIEQLPITYAILCADNAADITEWYPKYCRTVSVDENIEKDTCEKYAWQMYLECLALSCFETLSK encoded by the coding sequence ATGATTAAAAATTTCAATGAATGGTATATTGACGTGAATCTTGCTCCACAAGAAGGTCTGATTGAGAAACGTTTAGAGTGCATTGCTGATTATGCTAAAAGTGTTGACGCTAATGATATTTGTAACCTTGTCAATCTGTACTATGGACTAACAACCGATAAAGAAGATTTGGAAAGCTTTGCATCTGTGTTTATTGAAAAAGATCCCAGCTTCTCTAGTCGATATACAAAAGAGTTGTCTCTACTCGCTGGAGCAACATTACTGGAAATTTCCACCGAAAATATAGACTATAGTAGCTTCGCTGAACTGCTTACGCTTACAACATCATTTTATAAAAAGCCTTCTTCTGCTCCCAGAGCATTGGAGCAAATCATAAAGAGATTTAATATTGATCGAATTGGCATTCGTGAAAAAAGCTTTACGGATGATACCCTCGATTTTGATAAAGCTAATTTAAAAACTGTGGCAACTACTATTAATAAGCCTTCATGGGATGCTACATCAGCGCAAAATTTAATTCATGTATTGGGTGAGTGTGTAGACTATCTTGATGTTTTATGTAATCGACTCAATACTATGCAAAAAATGCAAAGTGTTTATGAAGAAGATTCTCAACTCCTCTGGTGGATGATGTCGGATTGGAGTACAACCTTAAACCAGCCGTTAAAAGAAATCGAAAAAATTAACGGATGCCTTCTTGTCGCATATGAGGCCGCTTGTTTTGTTTCCAACTATCCGGGTCCCTATGCTATGGAGGGAGTAATAAGAAAAGTAGTAAACGCTTGTAAAGGGAGAACACAAAATATAGAGTTTACCAAGTTAATAACTGAAATTAATCCTACATTGAAAAAAATAATTGCATCCAAAGCGAAACTATTTCCCGCCATCGAGCAATTACCAATTACTTATGCAATTCTCTGTGCAGATAATGCCGCTGATATAACTGAATGGTATCCCAAGTATTGCCGAACAGTTTCTGTAGATGAAAATATAGAAAAAGACACTTGTGAAAAATACGCATGGCAGATGTATTTGGAATGCCTGGCGCTTTCATGTTTTGAGACATTGAGCAAATGA
- a CDS encoding metallophosphoesterase, with translation MLSFIHLSDIHFRTFSGDPFDIDEDLRSELIYDISHNLTKEISSIDGILVCGDIAFSGQAIEYKVAIEFLERICDLLKIEKSYIFCVPGNHDVDQNITRSSASVKALQDKLEQTKNSTEFDWQLSEMFRNTQDSSVLYSPITCYNEKFATIYGCSLAPNRPIWKQEMDFEGNYKLCIVGINSTIISNHEDHRDNGEEKLMRIGEIQIPSRKENTIFLSLCHHPPECWEDPEHRLAKKINNRIAIQLYGHKHEQAIEYYKNALLIKSGATHPSRFEEGWIPRYNWICLKIDKVDSCDVLTVRIYPRVLDKTSSKFEPDTSIPDGKEYIEYSLPLSESMNLDNATPPEVMPEQSVLSVSSWERSFIYDFMSLPFLCRERILKKFALGKPEDEGKKHTELLEEIISRAKEGSCEVQLVEEVRIQKEGLRE, from the coding sequence ATGCTCTCATTCATTCATTTATCAGATATTCATTTCAGAACATTTAGTGGAGATCCTTTCGATATTGATGAAGATCTTCGCTCAGAACTCATTTATGATATATCCCATAATTTGACAAAGGAGATTTCTTCTATAGATGGGATCTTGGTCTGTGGTGATATTGCTTTTAGTGGACAGGCGATAGAGTATAAGGTAGCAATAGAGTTTCTAGAACGAATTTGTGATTTGCTTAAGATAGAAAAGTCTTATATATTCTGCGTTCCTGGTAATCATGATGTGGATCAAAATATCACACGATCATCTGCCAGCGTAAAAGCGTTGCAAGATAAGTTGGAGCAAACAAAAAATAGTACAGAATTTGACTGGCAGTTATCTGAAATGTTTAGAAATACTCAAGATTCAAGTGTTCTATATTCACCGATAACATGTTATAACGAAAAATTTGCTACTATATATGGATGTAGTCTTGCGCCAAACAGACCTATTTGGAAGCAAGAAATGGACTTTGAGGGGAATTATAAACTTTGCATAGTTGGAATTAACTCCACAATTATTTCAAACCATGAAGACCACAGAGATAATGGTGAGGAGAAGCTCATGCGGATAGGAGAAATCCAAATTCCGTCAAGAAAAGAAAATACAATTTTTCTTAGTTTATGTCACCATCCTCCAGAATGTTGGGAAGACCCGGAACATAGGTTGGCCAAAAAAATAAATAATCGAATAGCCATTCAACTGTATGGTCATAAACATGAACAGGCCATTGAATATTATAAAAACGCTTTACTCATTAAAAGTGGTGCCACCCATCCTTCCCGCTTTGAAGAAGGATGGATTCCACGCTATAATTGGATTTGTCTAAAAATTGATAAAGTCGATTCCTGCGATGTATTAACTGTTCGGATTTATCCTAGGGTTTTAGATAAAACATCAAGTAAATTTGAGCCAGATACCTCAATACCCGATGGTAAAGAATATATAGAGTATTCTTTACCATTGTCGGAATCCATGAACCTAGATAATGCTACTCCGCCAGAAGTAATGCCAGAGCAGAGCGTGTTATCAGTGTCCTCTTGGGAGAGAAGTTTTATTTATGACTTCATGAGCCTCCCATTCCTTTGTAGAGAACGTATACTTAAAAAATTTGCTTTAGGAAAGCCTGAGGATGAAGGAAAAAAACACACTGAATTACTTGAGGAAATTATTAGTAGAGCCAAAGAAGGCAGCTGCGAGGTTCAACTGGTTGAAGAAGTCAGAATACAGAAAGAAGGGCTTAGAGAATGA
- a CDS encoding DUF3795 domain-containing protein, with the protein MKGTEEIGCCGAYCGTCREYQKTCKGCKQGYLDGSRELNRAKCRMKKCCLTKGHITCADCEEYDRCEIIQSFLNHPGYKYGKYKQALEYIRIHGHTAFLNAAAHWTSAYGKYPK; encoded by the coding sequence ATGAAGGGCACAGAGGAAATCGGCTGCTGCGGCGCCTACTGTGGCACCTGCCGGGAATATCAGAAAACCTGCAAGGGCTGCAAACAGGGATATCTGGACGGCTCTCGGGAACTGAACCGGGCCAAGTGCAGGATGAAGAAATGCTGCCTGACTAAAGGCCACATTACCTGCGCAGATTGCGAGGAATATGACCGCTGTGAGATCATTCAGTCCTTTCTCAACCATCCTGGCTACAAATACGGCAAGTACAAGCAGGCGCTGGAGTACATCCGCATCCACGGCCACACTGCCTTTCTAAACGCAGCAGCGCACTGGACAAGCGCCTATGGCAAGTATCCGAAGTAG
- a CDS encoding DUF1801 domain-containing protein — MGVASVSEYVTSLNEEQQRHICAFIEFMNAEYPQLTNKISFSMPMWLVGKKMNEGYVAVSAAKNHFSIHFSDEEFLNHLSESLPNCKKGKRCINIKFGDEQSLRAVEESIRDFLKIYGSEGSSSR; from the coding sequence ATGGGTGTAGCTTCTGTTTCCGAGTATGTGACATCGTTAAATGAAGAGCAGCAGCGACATATCTGCGCATTCATTGAATTTATGAATGCGGAATATCCCCAGCTGACAAATAAGATATCCTTCTCTATGCCCATGTGGCTGGTGGGGAAAAAGATGAATGAGGGATATGTGGCGGTCTCCGCAGCGAAAAACCATTTCTCCATCCATTTTTCTGATGAAGAGTTTCTGAATCATTTATCAGAGAGCCTTCCTAACTGCAAAAAGGGAAAGCGATGCATCAATATCAAATTCGGCGATGAGCAGTCCCTTCGTGCGGTCGAAGAAAGCATTAGAGATTTTCTGAAGATCTATGGCTCTGAAGGGAGTTCCTCCCGATGA
- a CDS encoding ABC transporter permease — translation MNVPNRRCIRRLSLRSLLANRTRNLVAVLAIALTAVLFTSLFTIALSINEGIQQNNFRQAGGWSHGTFKYLTEEQFEELKDDPLIDQWGLRRFLGMPTQVPFNKSHVEIGYSDANQAHWSYCDPVEGRLPQEGTNEAATDTHVLELLGVEPEIGTDFTVTFDVDGHETTQTFTLCGWWEYDEAVVANHILVPESRVDAILAEVGVTPPGSDGMTGSWNLDVMLKNGARSIASDLEEILESHDFQSESVGENYISTGVNWGYTGAQLSDKLDPTVVAIIVGVLLLILLTGYLIIYNVFQISVAGDIRFYGLLKTIGTTPRQLRRIIRTQALLLSLIGIPIGLLLGWLLGGVLTPFIVARLDGVTTVVSVSPLLFVGAATFALVTVLISCRRPGRLAGKVSPVEAVRYTEGKALKRKRKRSGKGVSLLSMAWANLGRSRGKTFITVLSLTLAVVLLTLTVTFTGGFDMDKYVSSFTASDFILADAGQFQTGGDGFNDEMGVPEEVIDAVDAQRGITGSGRVYGKTAPALEFVTEEYYRSMWGHWNTQEQLDSMVAFKDRTEDGLLADRVQLYGMEPFALSHLTVLEGDLSKLNDPDGNYVAAVYSADDYGNPEMDSHWARLGDTVTIRYVEEFEYYNPNTGEVYEIWENIPEGVPYAERAIKYRDAHYTVAALVTVPSALSYRYYGADEFIMGSETFIRDTETNSVMYYAFDTTDDANAAMESFLANYTENVNPQFDYESKTTYAGEFESTRSMFFLLGGALSFIVGLVGVLNFFNAILTSITARRRELAVLQSIGMTARQLRTMLALEGLFYTVGAALLALALIVVTAPFVGPALNRLIWFFTYRFTIWPIAVVLPLFGMLGILIPVLSCRAAQRYSVVERLRQE, via the coding sequence ATGAATGTTCCCAACCGCAGATGCATCCGCCGCCTGAGCCTGCGTTCCCTTCTCGCCAACCGCACCCGGAACCTTGTAGCGGTGCTGGCCATCGCCCTGACAGCGGTGCTCTTCACCTCTCTCTTTACCATTGCCCTTTCCATTAACGAGGGCATCCAGCAGAACAACTTCCGCCAGGCCGGTGGCTGGAGCCATGGTACCTTTAAGTACCTGACAGAGGAACAGTTTGAAGAATTAAAGGACGATCCGCTGATTGACCAGTGGGGCTTGCGGCGATTTTTGGGAATGCCCACACAGGTGCCCTTCAACAAATCCCATGTAGAGATCGGCTACTCCGATGCCAACCAGGCCCACTGGAGCTACTGCGACCCGGTGGAGGGACGCCTCCCTCAGGAAGGCACCAACGAGGCGGCCACAGACACCCATGTGCTGGAACTGCTGGGAGTGGAACCGGAAATCGGCACAGATTTTACCGTCACATTTGATGTGGACGGCCATGAAACCACCCAGACCTTTACCCTGTGTGGTTGGTGGGAGTACGACGAGGCCGTGGTGGCAAACCATATTCTCGTTCCTGAGAGCCGGGTAGACGCCATTCTGGCAGAGGTGGGCGTGACTCCGCCTGGCAGCGACGGCATGACCGGAAGCTGGAATCTGGATGTGATGCTGAAAAACGGCGCCCGCTCCATTGCCTCCGATCTGGAGGAAATCCTGGAAAGCCACGACTTTCAGTCGGAAAGCGTGGGAGAGAACTATATCTCCACTGGTGTCAACTGGGGTTACACCGGAGCGCAGCTCTCGGACAAGCTGGACCCCACCGTGGTGGCCATCATCGTGGGGGTACTGCTCCTCATCCTCCTCACCGGCTATCTCATTATCTACAATGTGTTCCAGATCTCCGTGGCGGGAGATATCCGTTTCTACGGCCTGCTGAAAACCATCGGCACCACACCCCGGCAGCTCCGGCGGATTATCCGCACCCAAGCTCTGCTCCTCTCCCTCATCGGAATTCCCATCGGTCTGCTGTTGGGCTGGCTGCTGGGCGGCGTGCTCACCCCTTTCATTGTCGCACGGCTCGATGGGGTGACCACTGTAGTCTCGGTCAGCCCTCTTCTCTTTGTGGGCGCGGCGACGTTTGCTCTGGTAACGGTGCTCATCTCCTGCCGCCGCCCCGGCCGCCTGGCGGGCAAGGTCTCTCCAGTGGAGGCAGTGCGCTACACCGAAGGCAAGGCGCTGAAGCGGAAGAGAAAACGGAGCGGTAAAGGTGTGTCCTTGCTGTCCATGGCCTGGGCCAATCTGGGCCGCAGCCGGGGCAAGACCTTTATCACGGTGCTGTCCCTGACCCTTGCTGTGGTGCTGCTGACCCTGACTGTAACCTTCACAGGCGGCTTCGACATGGACAAATATGTGTCCAGCTTCACCGCCAGCGACTTTATTCTGGCCGATGCGGGCCAGTTCCAGACCGGTGGGGACGGCTTCAATGACGAGATGGGTGTGCCGGAAGAGGTCATTGACGCCGTGGACGCCCAGCGCGGTATTACCGGGAGCGGCCGCGTGTACGGCAAGACCGCTCCGGCGCTGGAGTTCGTTACTGAGGAATACTATCGCTCTATGTGGGGACACTGGAACACCCAGGAGCAGCTGGACAGCATGGTGGCCTTCAAGGATCGCACTGAGGACGGCCTTCTGGCGGATCGGGTACAGCTCTACGGCATGGAGCCCTTCGCGCTCAGCCATCTGACGGTGCTGGAAGGGGATCTCTCCAAACTCAACGACCCTGACGGGAACTATGTTGCTGCTGTGTACAGCGCTGACGACTATGGCAACCCGGAGATGGACAGTCACTGGGCCCGGCTAGGGGATACGGTGACCATCCGCTATGTGGAGGAGTTCGAATATTACAATCCAAATACCGGTGAGGTTTACGAAATCTGGGAAAATATTCCAGAAGGTGTTCCTTACGCCGAGCGGGCGATCAAGTACCGCGACGCGCACTACACTGTAGCAGCGCTGGTAACCGTACCCTCTGCCCTCTCCTACCGCTATTATGGTGCCGATGAATTCATAATGGGATCGGAAACATTTATCCGGGATACGGAAACCAACTCCGTCATGTACTACGCCTTCGACACCACGGATGATGCCAACGCCGCCATGGAATCCTTTCTGGCGAACTACACGGAAAACGTGAATCCCCAATTCGACTACGAGAGCAAAACTACCTATGCTGGAGAATTTGAGAGCACCCGGAGCATGTTCTTTCTGCTGGGCGGAGCTCTGAGCTTCATCGTTGGTCTGGTGGGGGTATTGAACTTCTTTAACGCCATTCTCACTAGCATCACTGCCCGCCGCCGGGAACTGGCAGTGCTCCAGTCTATCGGTATGACGGCCCGTCAGCTGCGGACCATGCTGGCATTGGAGGGACTGTTCTATACCGTGGGTGCAGCACTTCTGGCCCTGGCACTGATTGTAGTCACTGCGCCGTTTGTGGGTCCCGCGCTCAACCGGCTGATCTGGTTTTTCACCTATCGCTTTACCATCTGGCCCATCGCTGTAGTGCTACCCCTGTTCGGGATGCTGGGCATCCTCATCCCGGTTTTGAGCTGTCGCGCTGCCCAACGCTATTCTGTGGTGGAGCGCCTGCGGCAGGAATAG